The following proteins are co-located in the Fusobacteria bacterium ZRK30 genome:
- a CDS encoding LacI family transcriptional regulator, whose translation MAKYTIKDIAKMAGVGVGTVSRVINNHPSVKEETKNKVLKIIDEVNYKPNELARDLKRKKNNVIGILITGYPNPFFDDVIGGIDRELKKENLTSLIHYTELQDFQVAVSTLIDYDVKGIIYLGGKSKDNLEGVKIPLVLASTTIDNSYSDKFHMVSINNRKAAYESVKFLIDTGCKKIGIIISNYEDELALERIKGYKDAIKEAKLDYEIICEGEYTAKGGYEGAKKMFVQEKPDAIFAISDLMAIGATRYILENGYNVPGDISIIGFDGIEESKYYYPSITTTEQPRKLMGEMAAKLLIEDVKDEEGKKIKKQDICLKVDMIERESTK comes from the coding sequence GTGGCTAAATATACAATTAAAGATATAGCTAAGATGGCAGGAGTGGGAGTAGGGACTGTTTCCAGGGTGATTAATAATCATCCAAGTGTAAAGGAAGAAACAAAAAACAAAGTATTAAAGATAATAGATGAAGTAAACTATAAACCCAATGAACTAGCTAGAGATCTAAAAAGAAAAAAAAATAATGTAATAGGGATATTGATTACTGGATATCCTAATCCATTCTTTGATGATGTTATAGGTGGGATCGACAGGGAGTTGAAAAAAGAAAATTTAACTTCTCTGATCCACTATACAGAATTACAAGATTTCCAGGTAGCAGTGTCAACATTGATAGATTATGATGTGAAGGGAATAATTTACTTAGGGGGAAAATCCAAAGATAATTTAGAAGGGGTAAAAATTCCGTTGGTACTGGCCTCTACAACAATAGATAATTCGTATTCAGATAAATTTCATATGGTGAGTATAAACAATAGAAAAGCTGCCTATGAATCTGTAAAATTTTTGATAGATACAGGGTGCAAAAAAATAGGAATCATTATTTCAAACTATGAAGATGAACTGGCCCTTGAAAGGATAAAAGGATATAAAGATGCTATAAAGGAAGCAAAATTAGATTATGAAATTATATGTGAAGGTGAATATACTGCTAAAGGTGGCTATGAAGGTGCTAAAAAAATGTTTGTACAGGAAAAACCAGATGCAATATTTGCTATATCTGACCTCATGGCAATAGGAGCTACAAGATATATATTAGAAAATGGATATAATGTTCCAGGTGACATCTCTATAATTGGATTTGATGGGATCGAGGAAAGTAAATACTATTATCCATCTATAACTACAACTGAACAGCCGAGAAAACTAATGGGGGAGATGGCAGCTAAATTACTCATTGAAGATGTAAAAGATGAAGAGGGTAAAAAAATAAAAAAACAGGATATTTGTTTAAAAGTCGATATGATAGAAAGGGAGAGTACAAAATAA
- a CDS encoding carbohydrate porin, with protein sequence MKRLGFGIMALLLAGTVTMAAETKMEATPVAGITMEELDKRVEEKVENMLAKNDSFEIHGYARAGVLINENGKQVTGGMFNDGTPSKNLVGRLGNETDNYWELEFVKKFTADNGVWSNWHLMFAQHDQNRERLNEGNGSEDVAVRQLYAEMGGFAWNPDLTYWVGKRFYNRQDIHVTDYYWNDYSGTGAGIQGLADGNLDLAYIAGSSWQDDLLTGDGKLMSHNLIATYRLNNWTFDGMAMFANDNADYLNETKSNDIDYAENGFQTTVTYNNSGFYGMENGFSKAFFQAGYGLGSASGLGHTQWNWETKQKDTSYRVGTFGVTEGEKWSFMPQTVLQYDVSDASSDDNKLTASAVIRPVYKVVDNFSVQFELGLGYEGYNKNENTSGDKRNGMYYKATVAPTISLNDSFWGRPQLRVFGSYVGWTSDVAPDTNTVAGSDSELRAGVQAEIWF encoded by the coding sequence ATGAAAAGATTAGGTTTTGGAATTATGGCTTTATTATTAGCTGGAACAGTAACAATGGCAGCAGAAACAAAAATGGAAGCGACTCCAGTAGCAGGTATAACAATGGAGGAGTTAGATAAGAGAGTAGAAGAAAAAGTAGAAAATATGCTGGCAAAGAATGACTCATTTGAGATTCATGGTTATGCAAGAGCTGGAGTTTTAATCAATGAAAACGGTAAGCAGGTAACTGGTGGAATGTTTAACGATGGAACACCTAGTAAAAATCTTGTCGGAAGATTAGGGAATGAAACTGACAACTACTGGGAACTTGAATTTGTAAAGAAATTTACTGCAGATAACGGTGTTTGGTCTAATTGGCATTTGATGTTTGCACAACACGATCAAAATAGAGAAAGATTGAATGAAGGAAATGGTTCAGAAGATGTAGCAGTAAGACAATTATATGCTGAGATGGGTGGATTTGCCTGGAACCCAGATTTAACATACTGGGTGGGGAAAAGGTTTTATAATAGACAGGATATACATGTTACGGATTACTACTGGAATGATTATTCAGGAACAGGTGCCGGGATACAAGGTTTAGCTGATGGAAACTTAGATTTAGCCTATATTGCAGGGTCTAGCTGGCAGGATGATCTTCTGACTGGTGACGGGAAATTGATGAGTCATAACCTTATAGCTACTTACAGACTTAATAATTGGACATTTGATGGGATGGCTATGTTTGCAAACGATAATGCAGATTACTTAAATGAAACAAAATCAAATGATATTGATTATGCAGAAAATGGATTCCAAACAACTGTTACTTATAATAACTCAGGTTTCTATGGTATGGAAAATGGATTCAGTAAGGCGTTCTTCCAAGCTGGATACGGATTAGGTTCAGCTAGTGGATTAGGACATACTCAATGGAACTGGGAAACTAAGCAAAAGGATACTTCATATAGAGTAGGAACTTTTGGTGTAACTGAGGGAGAAAAATGGTCATTCATGCCTCAAACAGTTTTACAATATGATGTAAGTGATGCAAGTAGCGATGACAACAAATTAACAGCTAGTGCAGTGATAAGACCTGTATATAAAGTAGTAGACAATTTTTCGGTTCAATTTGAATTAGGGTTAGGATATGAAGGATACAATAAAAATGAAAATACCAGTGGAGATAAAAGAAATGGAATGTACTATAAGGCCACTGTAGCTCCTACGATTAGTTTAAATGATTCATTCTGGGGAAGACCGCAGCTTAGAGTATTTGGATCATATGTAGGATGGACTTCAGATGTAGCACCTGATACCAATACAGTAGCAGGGTCAGATAGTGAATTAAGAGCAGGTGTTCAGGCAGAGATCTGGTTCTAA